In Juglans regia cultivar Chandler chromosome 5, Walnut 2.0, whole genome shotgun sequence, the following are encoded in one genomic region:
- the LOC108990005 gene encoding F-box/kelch-repeat protein At3g23880-like — MSSYLPEDVVVRILSCLPPKSLIRFRSVSKAWLFLIGNPDFVSKNLLSQSILTQNPTSRLPLILVKATHKSNPGKQIYSFLSHGNLDIVSQVPLNLPESPDRRFLNSTQGVYYDLKIVASCNGLLCLYHYYVGTRDIYIWNPFAPSGLNALPSVSHHGQPELTVLTYSVGFGFDPRSNDFKVVRLLAFLSTTASFLMDTHYEAEVYSMSDGSWRLLDLLVPVNIYSDSPTVSLGGLFLWYLGFHYDEATDEDETIFAFDFSDEVFRKTRFPDASVFRDYGQCARTLTGLKGSIVMLVFPRAPLNTKFCLDLWVLLEFGVKESWTRLISIGPLLDVERPLGFWNNGQLFLENGEGQLVLYDPYTETKKNLQIEGVKGSLEVDLYMQSPVAINGAVEIKGQDNL, encoded by the coding sequence ATGTCGAGCTATCTGCCCGAGGACGTGGTGGTGAGAATTCTCTCGTGTCTGCCTCCAAAATCCTTGATCCGATTCAGGTCCGTCTCCAAAGCTTGGCTTTTTCTCATAGGGAACCCCGATTTCGTCTCCAAAAACCTCCTCAGTCAATCTATTCTCACCCAAAATCCCACTTCTCGTCTCCCTCTCATCCTAGTCAAAGCCACACACAAATCCAATCCCGGGAAGCAAATTTACTCTTTCCTCTCTCATGGGAACCTCGACATCGTGTCTCAAGTTCCTCTGAATCTCCCGGAGTCACCGGACCGTCGTTTCCTTAATTCAACCCAAGGCGTATATTATGACCTTAAGATCGTCGCTTCCTGTAATGGTCTACTCTGCCTATACCACTATTATGTTGGAACCAGAGACATCTATATCTGGAACCCCTTCGCACCATCGGGACTCAACGCTCTTCCGAGCGTATCCCATCACGGTCAACCCGAGCTCACAGTCCTTACCTACAGTGTCGGGTTCGGTTTCGACCCGAGATCAAACGACTTCAAGGTGGTGAGGCTTCTTGCGTTTTTGTCCACCACTGCTTCCTTCCTAATGGATACTCATTACGAAGCGGAAGTGTACAGCATGAGTGACGGGTCTTGGAGACTGCTCGACCTACTCGTGCCCGTGAATATTTATTCAGATTCGCCGACCGTCTCTTTGGGAGGTCTTTTTTTATGGTATCTTGGATTTCACTACGATGAGGCCACCGATGAGGACGAGACGATTTTTGCTTTCGACTTCAGCGATGAGGTTTTCCGAAAGACGCGGTTCCCGGATGCTAGTGTTTTTCGGGATTACGGTCAATGCGCGCGGACTCTCACTGGGCTAAAGGGCTCCATTGTTATGCTGGTTTTCCCTCGCGCACCGTTGAATACAAAGTTCTGTTTGGATTTATGGGTTTTGCTTGAATTTGGCGTCAAGGAATCGTGGACTAGACTTATATCGATTGGACCTTTATTGGATGTGGAAAGGCCATTGGGGTTTTGGAATAACGGACAATTGTTCCTGGAGAATGGTGAAGGGCAGCTGGTGTTGTATGATCCTTATACAGAGACCAAGAAGAATCTTCAGATTGAAGGGGTTAAGGGATCATTAGAAGTTGATCTCTACATGCAGAGTCCGGTGGCAATCAACGGAGCGGTTGAGATTAAAGGGCAGGACAACCTGTGA